One window of the Diospyros lotus cultivar Yz01 chromosome 12, ASM1463336v1, whole genome shotgun sequence genome contains the following:
- the LOC127787700 gene encoding TOM1-like protein 2 has translation MDKFKLASSSLGERLKTGGAQMSRIVSSKMKEILQSPTPESKMVDEATLEHMEEPNWGMNLRICAMINSEEFSGTEVVKAIKKKLNGKSTPSQRLSLDLLEACTSNCEKVFSEVASEKVLEDMVRMIDDPRTDQGNRVKAFQLIRAWGESEDLKYLPVFQQIYLSLKAREIPPLAVDGNLPPMQYPLESLIHDEQLLSPHEGYPVPDLTFDSVDNAPVAYSYSSQSIEEKKEILEITRNSLDILSSILNSEIEPKPIKDDLTVSLLGKCKESLPAIQRIAETTIDDEIMLFEALNLHEQLQQVISRYEELELALSSGAVLQEKPNNEEPELAFKVGPHGENVRAAESQEDERTAPSSETKKPISPKKEATESSADLM, from the exons ATGGATAAATTCAAGCTAGCTTCGTCGTCGCTGGGGGAGCGGTTGAAGACCGGCGGGGCCCAAATGAGTCGGATCGTCAGCTCCAAAATGAAGGAGATTCTGCAATCGCCGACGCCGGAGTCGAAGATGGTGGACGAGGCGACGCTGGAGCACATGGAGGAGCCCAACTGGGGGATGAACCTGCGGATATGCGCCATGATTAACAGTGAAGAGTTTAGTGGAACGGAGGTCGTAAAGGCCATTAAGAAGAAGCTGAACGGGAAGAGCACGCCGAGCCAGCGTCTGAGCCTCGATCTCTTGGAGGCCTGCACCTCCAACTGTGAGAAGGTGTTCTCCGAGGTGGCCTCTGAGAAGGTTTTGGAAGATATGGTCCGGATGATCGACGATCCGCGGACCGATCAGGGGAACAGAGTGAAGGCCTTTCAGTTGATCAGGGCGTGGGGCGAGTCCGAGGATCTCAAGTACTTGCCCGTGTTTCAGCAGATTTATTTG AGCTTGAAGGCTAGAGAGATACCTCCACTTGCAGTGGACGGGAATTTGCCCCCCATGCAGTATCCGTTGGAGTCACTCATTCATGATGAACAGCTTCTGTCACCTCATGAAGGATATCCTGTGCCTGACTTGACTTTCGACAGTGTAGATAATGCTCCTGTGGCATATAGCTACAGCAGCCAGTCtatagaagaaaagaaggaaattcTCGAAATTACTCGAAACAGCCTTGACATTCTCTCTAGTATATTAAACTCTGAAATAGAACCTAAACCCATCAAG GATGATCTCACGGTCAGCCTGCTGGGGAAGTGCAAGGAGTCACTGCCTGCCATTCAAAGAATTGCAGAAACCACCATTGACGATGAAATCATGCTCTTTGAGGCTCTGAATCTTCACGAGCAGCTTCAACAAGTCATTTCCAGGTACGAAGAATTGGAACTTGCTCTTTCGTCTGGTGCAGTACTGCAAGAGAAGCCCAACAATGAGGAACCGGAGCTGGCCTTCAAGGTTGGACCTCACGGAGAAAACGTAAGAGCAGCAGAGTCCCAAGAAGACGAGAGGACTGCCCCCAGCAGCGAGACCAAAAAGCCGATTTCCCCGAAGAAAGAGGCTACTGAATCCAGTGCTGATCTGATGTAG
- the LOC127787339 gene encoding uncharacterized protein LOC127787339 isoform X1, with protein MVSLSTWLRYLGHKVVYSASISWKSYKRGQITDREVRDALWKNFFQGKLTYLHWNKGAEMAPTIGVQGGTLLVRKIPAADPTHVFIGDVVVLKDPEKSDNYLVRRLAAIEGYEMVSTDEKDEPFVLEKNECWVLSDNENLKPKQEAVDSRTFGPVLMTDIVGRVIYCLRTAVDHGPVQNSHFSMRKDSPVLEIELDVDEMARSHKA; from the exons ATGGTTTCCTTATCGACCTGGTTGCGGTACTTAGGCCACAAGGTCGTGTACTCCGCCTCCATCAGCTGGAAG AGCTATAAACGAGGACAAATTACTGACAGAGAAGTGCGTGATGCATTGTGGAAAAATTTTTTTCAAGGAAAGTTGACATACTTGCACTGGAACAAAGGAGCTGAGATGGCCCCGACCATTGGAGTGCAGGGCGGAACACTTCTTGTCCGGAAAATACCAGCTGCAGATCCAAC ACATGTTTTCATTGGAGATGTTGTGGTGTTGAAGGACCCAGAAAAATCTGATAATTATCTAGTCCGAAGATTGGCTGCTATTGAAGGGTATGAAATGGTTTCTACCGATGAAAAAGATGAGCCGTTTGTTCTTGAAAAGAATGAGTGCTGGGTTTTGTCTGACAATGAAAATTTGAAGCCCAAG CAGGAAGCCGTTGACAGCCGAACATTTGGTCCCGTGCTGATGACAGACATAGTTGGTAGAGTCATATATTGCCTGAGAACGGCTGTGGATCACGGTCCTGTTCAGAACAG TCACTTCAGCATGCGAAAGGATTCGCCTGTTTTGGAAATCGAATTGGATGTCGACGAGATGGCAAGAAGTCACAAAGCTTAG
- the LOC127787339 gene encoding uncharacterized protein LOC127787339 isoform X3 codes for MALVSYRVDSYKRGQITDREVRDALWKNFFQGKLTYLHWNKGAEMAPTIGVQGGTLLVRKIPAADPTHVFIGDVVVLKDPEKSDNYLVRRLAAIEGYEMVSTDEKDEPFVLEKNECWVLSDNENLKPKQEAVDSRTFGPVLMTDIVGRVIYCLRTAVDHGPVQNSHFSMRKDSPVLEIELDVDEMARSHKA; via the exons ATGGCTCTTGTTTCTTACCGCGTCGAT AGCTATAAACGAGGACAAATTACTGACAGAGAAGTGCGTGATGCATTGTGGAAAAATTTTTTTCAAGGAAAGTTGACATACTTGCACTGGAACAAAGGAGCTGAGATGGCCCCGACCATTGGAGTGCAGGGCGGAACACTTCTTGTCCGGAAAATACCAGCTGCAGATCCAAC ACATGTTTTCATTGGAGATGTTGTGGTGTTGAAGGACCCAGAAAAATCTGATAATTATCTAGTCCGAAGATTGGCTGCTATTGAAGGGTATGAAATGGTTTCTACCGATGAAAAAGATGAGCCGTTTGTTCTTGAAAAGAATGAGTGCTGGGTTTTGTCTGACAATGAAAATTTGAAGCCCAAG CAGGAAGCCGTTGACAGCCGAACATTTGGTCCCGTGCTGATGACAGACATAGTTGGTAGAGTCATATATTGCCTGAGAACGGCTGTGGATCACGGTCCTGTTCAGAACAG TCACTTCAGCATGCGAAAGGATTCGCCTGTTTTGGAAATCGAATTGGATGTCGACGAGATGGCAAGAAGTCACAAAGCTTAG
- the LOC127787339 gene encoding uncharacterized protein LOC127787339 isoform X2, producing the protein MVSLSTWLRYLGHKVVYSASISWKSYKRGQITDREVRDALWKNFFQGKLTYLHWNKGAEMAPTIGVQGGTLLVRKIPAADPTHVFIGDVVVLKDPEKSDNYLVRRLAAIEGYEMVSTDEKDEPFVLEKNECWVLSDNENLKPKEAVDSRTFGPVLMTDIVGRVIYCLRTAVDHGPVQNSHFSMRKDSPVLEIELDVDEMARSHKA; encoded by the exons ATGGTTTCCTTATCGACCTGGTTGCGGTACTTAGGCCACAAGGTCGTGTACTCCGCCTCCATCAGCTGGAAG AGCTATAAACGAGGACAAATTACTGACAGAGAAGTGCGTGATGCATTGTGGAAAAATTTTTTTCAAGGAAAGTTGACATACTTGCACTGGAACAAAGGAGCTGAGATGGCCCCGACCATTGGAGTGCAGGGCGGAACACTTCTTGTCCGGAAAATACCAGCTGCAGATCCAAC ACATGTTTTCATTGGAGATGTTGTGGTGTTGAAGGACCCAGAAAAATCTGATAATTATCTAGTCCGAAGATTGGCTGCTATTGAAGGGTATGAAATGGTTTCTACCGATGAAAAAGATGAGCCGTTTGTTCTTGAAAAGAATGAGTGCTGGGTTTTGTCTGACAATGAAAATTTGAAGCCCAAG GAAGCCGTTGACAGCCGAACATTTGGTCCCGTGCTGATGACAGACATAGTTGGTAGAGTCATATATTGCCTGAGAACGGCTGTGGATCACGGTCCTGTTCAGAACAG TCACTTCAGCATGCGAAAGGATTCGCCTGTTTTGGAAATCGAATTGGATGTCGACGAGATGGCAAGAAGTCACAAAGCTTAG